Within the Halorhabdus rudnickae genome, the region AGCGCATTCTCGGCCAAGAGGTCGCGGTCGTCTTTCTGGCCGAGGACGGGCGACTCCGACCAGCCGCAGTTTCCTCGGCAGTCGAAGACGCCTGTGACGGCCACCCACCGGACCTGACGGTCGAGGCGGCTCCGTTGTTCGAACAGTACGACACGGGTGAGACGGGTGTCCTGACGGGATCTGACTGGGAGTGGCACCCCTTCGAGACGGCTCGCCTGGAGAGTGTACTCGTGTTACCGCTTGGCGATCACGGAATGCTCTGTATGGCGTCTGAGGCGGGGACGGAGTACCCGCCCGAGGACCGACAGTTTGGGACGATCCTGGCCGGGGCGACAGAGACGGCCCTGGACCGGGTCGCCCGCGAACAGCAACTCCGGGAAAACCGTCGTGTCGTCCGCCAACGGACCGAGCAACTCGAATTCCTCAACGGCGTGCTCAGACACAATCTTCGCAACGGGGTCCAAGTCATCGACAGCAACGCCCAGCTGCTGGCCGCGAACCTCGACGGGGACGACAAGGAACGAGTCGACCGTATCAGGGAGCGATCGTCGGAACTGTCGGAACTCACCGGGAAGATCCGTTCGATCACCGAGACACTCACGTCTGATAGCGATCGGGTCTGGCCGGTCGAACTGGGGCCGACGCTGTCGGCCGCAATCGAGCGCGTCGAGGGGGAACACGACCTCGCTGTAGAAGCCGATGTTGACAACACCCAAGCCGTACTGGCCAACGATTTGCTTGCCGATGTCTTCGAGGCCGTCGTCAGGAACGCGGCTGGCCACGCCGACAACGGGTCGGTCTCCCTCGAGATCGCGGTCCAGCCGATGGGGGAGTGGCTGCAGGTGCGGATCGCCGACGAAGGGCCGGGAGTCCCGGATCACATCAAGGAGTCGTTGTTCGAACGCGACATCGGTGTCAGCCAGACTGCCCACGGGTTCGGGTTGTACTTCGTTGCAGTGATGATGGATCTCTACGGTGGCGACGTCTGGTTCGAGGATAACGACCCGACTGGTGCGATCGCTGTTCTGGAGTTTCAGCGACCGATCGACGAGCAGTGACTCTCTTCAGACCCTCGAAGACGACTGGCCGTGCCCGATCGTAACGAAAAGGCCTATTCGCGAACCCGTCGAATCCGATCCCATGATTGGTGTCGTCGGGGGCGGGATCGCCGGATTGGCTGCGGCCCACCGCCTCCAGCAACAGGGTTACGACGTGACAGTGTTCGAGGCGAGCACGGACCTCGGCGGACTGGCGGCGACGTACGCAACCGCCGGTGATCCCGTCGAGAAGTTCTACCATCATCTCTCGAAATCCGAGGAGACGATCGTCGAATGGATCGAGGAACTCGGCTTGAGTGACGATCTGGAGTGGCGCTACGGCAGCGACGCCTACTACGTCGACGGCGTCGTCCACCCGATGGACAAACCCTGGGAGATCCTCGCCTATCCGCACCTCTCACTGTACGATAAGTTCCGTCTGGGGATGCTCGTGCTGGACATCGACGTACGCGGCGGGATCCCTTCTTTCGACACTTACGAACGACTGGCGGACTTCGAGGACGTTCCGGTCAAGGAGTTCATCCTCGATCACACCTCGCGGGGTTGTTTCGAGCGCTTTTTCAAACCGCTGCTGGAGGCGAAGTTCGGCGACCGCTGGGAGGACGTCAGTGCCGCCTGGCTGTTGGGCCGCGTGAAGTTCCGTGGCGAACGGGACATCCTCAAAGGCGAACTGCTGGGCTATCTCGAAGGGGGGTTTGGCAGGCTCATCGACGCGATGCTTGCCTCTGTCGGCCGAGAAAACGTCGTTACGGGCGCCCGCGTGACCGACCTCGGGATCGAGGCCGACGAGGTCGAATCGCTCACTGTCGAGACAGCCGGCGGGGCTGATAGCGAGACCCAGACCCACGATGTCGATGCGGTGGTCGTCGCAACGATGCCGGACGTCCTGGAACACCTGACGGGCTATGAGTGTGCGATCGACTTCCAGGGAACGATCTGTTCGGTCATCAGCATAGAGGAGTCGCTGACGGACACCTACTGGCTGAACATCGCCGATGAGGCGCCCTTCGGCGCGCTGATCGAACACACCAATTACATCCCGCCCGAGCGATACAGCGGTGAACACCTGCTGTACGCCGTCAAGTACGTTCAGGACCTCGACGACGACCTCTGGCAGCAGGACGACGCGGGCGTCGAGGAGACGTGGCTCGAGGGGATCGAGGATCTGTTCCCCGATTTCGATCGGGAAGACATCAACTGGATCGAGACGGCACGCAACCCCAAGACCGCGCCCATCTACGAGCGCGGTTACCTCGACATGGTCGTGCCCTACGATCTTGGCGATGACGTGGCCGAGGGTGTCTACTACGCGGGCATGGCCTCCCAAGCCCAGTACCCGGAACGCTCGCTGAACGGAGCGATCGTCGCTGGCGAAACGTGTGCCGGGTTGATCGGCGAGTCACAGTGATCGAGGAACGGGACAAACGCTTTTGCTTGCTGTCACCGTCTGAGAATCCATGCCCGGGATCGTGTTTTTCGGGTCCGAGCAGTACGAATCGATCGCGTCGTTTTACGTCGAGGCCGTCGACGCGACAGTCTGGCTCGAACAGTCGGCGTGTGCGATTCTCCGGTACGATTCCTTTCTGTTCGGCTTTTGTGACCGCGAGACGGCCGAGACTGAGGGCGTGTTGACGTTCGTCACCGACACCCGGGACGGTGTCGACGCGTACTACGAGCGACTCGCCGATCGCGCTCGTGGCTCACCGAGAGAGAACGACGAGTACGACATTTACCAGTTCTTTGCCGAGGACCCCGAGGGACGAACGATGGAGTTCCAGACGTTTCTCCACGACACGGATCCAGTCTGACGACGTGGTCGATGACGCCAGTGGCTTCTCCGGAACGGTGTTTCCAGTCGCTCAGGACTCGATCTCGGCGTCCTCGACGGCCTCGGGATCGACGCCGGGGGCGTTATCGACGGCCACTTCCTCAGGTTCCTCCCCGCCGCCGATCACAACCTCGCCATCGCCGGTCTCGACATAAACGTCGTCGGCAAAGCCACCGATCGCGTGGGGGTGTTCGGGATCGTCGAGTTTCTCCGGCGTTGACGGTGCCTCAGGCAGTCCGCTTTCAGGTGCGAACTCGCCCAACGGATCGTCGATGGTGATGCCGTGAGCGTCGAAGAAGTCGGCGTAGCGATCGTAGTGGGCCTCGACCTCGTCGACGGGAAACTCCATCATCTCGGTCCAACCGTGGTTGTAGAAGTCGAAGTTGGCCTGCGCGTGGGTTATCTCTCGTGCTTCGGCCTCGGGATACCCCGCTTGGAGGGCAGCGACGTAGGTGTCCATCGTTGCGTCGAACAGCTCTTCTAGCCGATCACGGCGCTCCTCGCGGCGCTCCTCGTCGGCCCAGTCCAGGAAGAAGTCGGTATGAATATCGACCAGCCGGTCGGCGACCATATCGCCGACGATCGGCGCGGTCAAGCTTTGTTTGGCCGCCCAGTGTTTGACGCTCTGTTTGATCTTCATATAGGTTCGCGTTATGGTTCGAACCCCATCAACGCAGGGAAGTCGGCAGCATCCGGGATCGAGCGATAGTCAAACAGTCGAGTTCCCGGTTTGGGTGGTCCGATTTCGCCGATAGCAATCCACATTAGGCCCCGGTACGAATGGCGTCAGTATGACCACGTCGCACGTGATCCTCGGCGACGGGATCGCGGGCAGTTCCGCCGCGGAGACGATCCGCGAGGCAGATCCCGACGCTGAGGTGACCGTCATCACCGAGGAGGGCGAACCCCTCTACAACCGGATCCTGATCAAGGAGTTCGCCAAGGGAAAACTCCCCGAGGACCCAATCGCGATCCACGAAGAGGAGTGGTACGATGAACGCGACATCGCCCTCGAACTCAACACCCACGTCACGAGCGTCGACACCGACGCGAAGGTCGTCGAGGCCCATGACGGCTCGACCTATGAGTACGACAACCTGCTCGTGGCGACCGGTGGGACGCCGATCGAACTCCCCGTCGAAAACAGCGACGCCGACGGGATCCATCACTTCTGGACCTTCGAGGACGCTCGGCGGATCCGTCAACACGCCGCGGAAGCCGAGACGGGCGTGATCGTCGGCGCGGGCCTGCTCGGAATCGACCTCGCGGCGATTTGTGGCGCCCAGGGCGTCGACGCTGACTACCTGATGCGGGGCAACCGGTGGTGGCGCTACGCGCTGACGCTCGACGGCGCGGAGATCATCCACCAGGCACTCCGGGATCTGGGGGTAGAACTGGTCTTCGAGAGCGGACTCGACCACTTCGAAGTCGACGACGACGACCACGTCAGCGGCGCGATCGACTCGAACGGCGAGTTCCACGATGCGGAGTTCGCCGCAGTCGCCGTCGGTCTGGACTACAATACGGAGTTCCTCCAGGGCACGCCGGTCGAACTCGAGGAGGGCATCGTCGTCGACGAGCACATGCAGACGAACGTCGAGGGTGTCTACGCGGCTGGCGACCTGACCCGCTATTACGACGTCATCCTCGACGAACCGGCACAGAACGGCTCGTGGGGGAGCGCCAAAGAGCAAGGCGCCATCGCCGGGGCGAACATGGTCGCCGACGAACCCGTCGAGACGTTCCGGTACGTCTCCACCTACTCGATCACGCACTTTGACTTCCCGTTTCTCTCCTTTGGCCATCCGACGCTTGGCGACGAATCGGCCGAGCGCAAGTACACCGACGACGAGTGGCGGCGACTCACCTTCAAGGACGGCCACCTCGTCGGCGGCGTCCTGATTGGAGATCTCTCCCAGCAGAGTGCGTTCAAACGGATTATCCGCGAGGAACGACCCGTCGCCGATCAGAAGGAGGCCCTGCTGGAACCAGAAGTTGATCTCGAATCACTTGCCGCACCGGCCGCCGAACAGTAGCGAACTGACCATCTTTCGCCACGGACCGACACGGTTTTGCGCGCCAGTCCGCTCGGTGCTGGTATGCACGGCGATTCGGACGGCGAGATGACCCTCGCTTTCGATCTCGATGCACTGCGACAGTTGGCTCACCCCGACGCAGTGTTCACTGACGCCCGCCAGTGGAGCGAGTACGTCGGCATCGTCTCCGAGGAACCGACGTACGTCGTCACCAACTTCGCGCGGAAACACCGCGTCCGACAGGACTTCTTCTCCGGGCCTCGCGGTCGCATTGAGAGCCTCGAAAACGTCATGGATCAGTTCGAGACGCCGCGGTACGTCTACGTCGGCACCGACGACGATGCGGCGACACTGGCTGAAGAGGCCGGCTGGGAGTTTCTCGATGTCGCAGACGCGGCCGAGGCCGCCGAGTGGGAACTCGGCGATCCTGAACCACCGGCCCAGGCCGAGCAGGAAGAGACTCGTGAAGACTGGCCGTGACCTGTAGAAGGGGAGCCAGGACTGGCCAACGCCGAAATGCCTCGACCAAAAGCGTCAGCGCGAAAGACGCTCGCTCCCAAAGAGCCCAAGCGGAAATATCCTCGCTCATCGGGGTGTTTAACCGCCCGCGGGCGGAATCTCTGGTGATGAGTACCCCTCGCGTCCCCGGGTCGGGTGATCGGATCGAACTCCCCTGTGGCGAGTCGATCGGTCTCTCGGAACTGGACATGGGCATGCGTGAGTTCGACTGTGGTTGTGAGTCGACCCACGCGATCGTCATGGAC harbors:
- a CDS encoding VOC family protein; the protein is MPGIVFFGSEQYESIASFYVEAVDATVWLEQSACAILRYDSFLFGFCDRETAETEGVLTFVTDTRDGVDAYYERLADRARGSPRENDEYDIYQFFAEDPEGRTMEFQTFLHDTDPV
- a CDS encoding NAD(P)/FAD-dependent oxidoreductase, with protein sequence MIGVVGGGIAGLAAAHRLQQQGYDVTVFEASTDLGGLAATYATAGDPVEKFYHHLSKSEETIVEWIEELGLSDDLEWRYGSDAYYVDGVVHPMDKPWEILAYPHLSLYDKFRLGMLVLDIDVRGGIPSFDTYERLADFEDVPVKEFILDHTSRGCFERFFKPLLEAKFGDRWEDVSAAWLLGRVKFRGERDILKGELLGYLEGGFGRLIDAMLASVGRENVVTGARVTDLGIEADEVESLTVETAGGADSETQTHDVDAVVVATMPDVLEHLTGYECAIDFQGTICSVISIEESLTDTYWLNIADEAPFGALIEHTNYIPPERYSGEHLLYAVKYVQDLDDDLWQQDDAGVEETWLEGIEDLFPDFDREDINWIETARNPKTAPIYERGYLDMVVPYDLGDDVAEGVYYAGMASQAQYPERSLNGAIVAGETCAGLIGESQ
- a CDS encoding DUF6149 family protein gives rise to the protein MKIKQSVKHWAAKQSLTAPIVGDMVADRLVDIHTDFFLDWADEERREERRDRLEELFDATMDTYVAALQAGYPEAEAREITHAQANFDFYNHGWTEMMEFPVDEVEAHYDRYADFFDAHGITIDDPLGEFAPESGLPEAPSTPEKLDDPEHPHAIGGFADDVYVETGDGEVVIGGGEEPEEVAVDNAPGVDPEAVEDAEIES
- a CDS encoding NAD(P)/FAD-dependent oxidoreductase — encoded protein: MTTSHVILGDGIAGSSAAETIREADPDAEVTVITEEGEPLYNRILIKEFAKGKLPEDPIAIHEEEWYDERDIALELNTHVTSVDTDAKVVEAHDGSTYEYDNLLVATGGTPIELPVENSDADGIHHFWTFEDARRIRQHAAEAETGVIVGAGLLGIDLAAICGAQGVDADYLMRGNRWWRYALTLDGAEIIHQALRDLGVELVFESGLDHFEVDDDDHVSGAIDSNGEFHDAEFAAVAVGLDYNTEFLQGTPVELEEGIVVDEHMQTNVEGVYAAGDLTRYYDVILDEPAQNGSWGSAKEQGAIAGANMVADEPVETFRYVSTYSITHFDFPFLSFGHPTLGDESAERKYTDDEWRRLTFKDGHLVGGVLIGDLSQQSAFKRIIREERPVADQKEALLEPEVDLESLAAPAAEQ
- a CDS encoding DUF7124 domain-containing protein, whose protein sequence is MHGDSDGEMTLAFDLDALRQLAHPDAVFTDARQWSEYVGIVSEEPTYVVTNFARKHRVRQDFFSGPRGRIESLENVMDQFETPRYVYVGTDDDAATLAEEAGWEFLDVADAAEAAEWELGDPEPPAQAEQEETREDWP